A genomic segment from Eulemur rufifrons isolate Redbay chromosome 19, OSU_ERuf_1, whole genome shotgun sequence encodes:
- the C19H2orf74 gene encoding uncharacterized protein C2orf74 homolog: MSLLANRMTFETTAITFFIILLICLICILLLLMVFLYKCFQGKRNEEVEKLPCTDANGGVDCVAASAETNNPGDQGKDIMQIMPVRPGILVQRHSKEMVTIPSSPGRDVVEEEDQVKEEAENAEETGQEENDNLQKTTVPLSRTHSVSENQKRPLKGVTFSREVIVVDLGNEYPTPRSYTREHKERK, translated from the exons ATGAGTCTGCTAGCTAACCGTATGACCTTTGAAACCACAGCAATCACTTTCTTCATCATCCTTCTAATTTGCCTCATTTGCATCCTCCTTTTATTGATggtttttttatataaatg TTTCCAAGGCAAGAGAAATGAAGAGGTAGAAAAACTTCCTTGTACTGATGCTAATGGAGGTGTAGACTGTGTAGCTGCCAGTGCGGAGACAAATAATCCAGGAGACCAGGGAAA GGACATAATGCAAATCATGCCAGTGAGGCCTGGCATTCTTGTCCAGAGACACAGTAAGGAAATGGTGACCATACCCTCATCACCTGGACGGGACGTGGTTGAAGAAGAGGACCAAGTAAAAGAGGAGGCTGAAAATGCTGAAGAAACCGGTCAAGAG GAG AATGACAATTTGCAGAAAACAACCGTACCTCTCAGTAGAACTCATTCAGTTTCTGAAAACCAAAAAAGACCTTTAAAAGGAGTGACATTTTCTAGGGAGGTAATTGTTGTGGATCTTGGGAATGAATACCCTACGCCTCGAAGCTATACCAGAgaacataaagagagaaaatga